Proteins co-encoded in one Nicotiana sylvestris chromosome 7, ASM39365v2, whole genome shotgun sequence genomic window:
- the LOC138874014 gene encoding uncharacterized protein, whose protein sequence is MVEVRWVNDRLMVIKLIVGGMTLNVIIAYALQAGLDNEVKRGFWEPLSEVVRGTLPTEKLFIEGDFNGRIESSVGVYGEVHGGFDFGDRNGGGTSLLDFARAFELVIANSIFRRGRSI, encoded by the coding sequence ATGGTAGAGGTTAGGTGGGTGAATGACAGATTGATGGTGATTAAGTTAATAGTTGGAGGGATGACTCTGAATGTCATTATCGCTTACGCGCTGCAAGCAGGCTTGGATAATGAGGTTAAAAGGGGCTTCTGGGAGCCGTTGAGCGAGGTGGTGCGGGGTACTCTGCCTACGGAGAAGTTATTTATAGAGGGGGATTTCAATGGTCGCATTGAGTCATCTGTTGGTGTCTATGGTGAGGTGCACGGTGGCTTCGACTTTGGCGATAGGAACGGAGGAGGAACTTCACTGTTGGATTTCGCTAGAGCTTTTGAGTTGGTGATCGCGAACTCTATTTTCCGAAGAGGGAGGAGCATTTGA